Below is a genomic region from Triticum dicoccoides isolate Atlit2015 ecotype Zavitan chromosome 5A, WEW_v2.0, whole genome shotgun sequence.
TCCTGAGTACCTTTGGGCACCCAATGAAGATGACACAAAGAAATTGATGGCATCTAATGAGAGGAGAGGTTGGCctggcatgctaggtagcattgattgtatgcattggacttGGAAAAATTGCCCCAAGGCTTGGCAAtgaatgtattgtggcaagtctcgtgatgcaacaattgtgctagaggccgtagcatccgaggatttatggatttggcattgcttttttggtatgccgggaactctcaatgatatcaatgtgttgcaacggtcacatttgtttgctaggcttgctagtggtgatgctcctgcttgcaactacactatcaatgggcatgaatacacaaagGGGTAATATCTTGCAGGtggtatataccctccttggtgcacatttgtcaagagcatcaaagaacccCAAACAAAAAACAATGTGAATTTGCAAGGGTGCAAGAGGCAGCTCGAAAAGACATTGAAAGAACATTCAgtgttttgcaatctaggtttgccattgtccGTGGTCCCGCTCATTTTTGGGATAAGAAAACCTTAAAGAAcatcatgacatgttgtgttatcctGCACAATATGATTCTTGAAGATGAGAGAGGAATGAACTTAGAATTCTTTTACGACAATGTCGGTAGCCGTGTCAAACCAGCTAGAGACCCAAaccgcattagagcttttctttagacatacaaggagattgaaaatgcagaCACGCACTTCCAACTTCAAgaggatctcattgagcaccattggcaagGGCTGGACAGTGACTAATTTTTGTattcatttgtatttgtattcaTGACAAGTGTTGTATTGAATTATTTAAGTTTGCTAtggtgatttgaataattatttgtaatgcGGATGATTATTGTATTATGTTTGAATTGAATAATTTAGTTTGTTTTCGATTGTTGGATTATGTTGGATTTGATATTTGCGGTctgatgatatgcgggatgcagcgGCGCAAAGAGCAGACCCCGCAAAGCTGACCTGTAAAAAGGTATATTCCacgaatatacttttttacggatccatttggggggtctgcatctgtgccagCCCGAGCCAgcccgtgatacgtccattttgcatcatgcttttatatcgatatttattgcattatgggctgttattacacattatgtcagaatacttatgcctattctctcttattttacaaggtttacatgaagagggggaatgccggcagctggaattctgggctagaaaaggagcaaatattagagacatattctgcacatctccaaaagtcctgaaacttcacgggagcacgtttcaaaatatataaaaaatattgggcgaaagaagtaccagaggggggccagccaccgtccacgagggtggggggcgcgccctaccccctaggcgcgccccctgcctcgtgggcccctggtggacctccgatgcccatctttggctatatggagtctttcgttgagaaaaaaatcataagcaagctttcagaaagaaactccgccgccacgaggcggaaccttggcggaaccaatctagggctccggcagagcagttctgccggggaaacttccctccgggagggggaaatcatcaccaatgatcctctcatcgggagggggtcaatctccatcaacatcttcaccagcaccatctcatctcaaaccctagttcatctcttgtatccaaaccttagattggtacctgtgggttgctagtagtgttgaatactccttgtagttgatgctagttggtttacttggtggaagatcatatgttcagatccattatgcatattaatacccctctgattatgaacatgaatatgctttgtgggtagttacgtttgttcctgaggacatgggagaagtcttgctataagtagccatgtgaatttggtattcgttcgatattttgatgagatgtatgttgtcatccctctagtggtgtcatgtgaacgtcgactacatgccacttcaccattgtttgggcctagagggaggcattggaaaaaataagtagatgatgggttgctagagtgacagaagcttaaaccctagtttatgcgttgcttcgtaaggggctgatttggatccatatgtttcatgctatggttaggtttaccttaatacttctgttgtagttgcggatgctttcaataagggttaattataagtgggatgcttgtccaagtaaggacaataaccaagcaccggtccacacatatatcaaattatcaaagtaccgaacgcgaatcatatgaacgtgatgaaaactagcttgacgataattcccatgtgtcctcgggagcgctttccttcatataagagtttgttcaggcttgtcctttgctacaaaaaggattgggccatcttggtgcaccttatttacttttattacttgctactcgttgcaaattaccttatcacaaaactatctgttaccgataatttcagtgcttgcagagaataccttactgaaaactgcttatcatttccttctgttcctcgttgggttcgacactcttacttatcgaaaaggctacgaaagatcccctacacttgtgggtcatcagcccacAAAAGCGGTTTTGcgcgaactgcaaacgcgttttgcgggccggcgggatgtggggtctgctagagttgctctaaagcTAAGAACTACGACATGAAACATCTAAATAGATGGTCCCTCGCCTTACTAACCGCCGGCGGAGGAATGATGTAGAGGGGAGGGGCCAGAGAAGGCAAACAAGGGATCGCTTGGGAAGCGAGGCGGAGAGCACGAGCAAAGCCGAAGAAAGTTTCAACCATTTGTAACTTGCTTGTTATATTTCTTTGAAGGACCAACCTAGTCGTTTGTACCTTAAAAACTTTCAACCCCTTAAAATTTGAAGTAGTTTTATCTGATAATACTATTCACCCCATCGCTAATCCATAAACAGTCGATCCTAACAAGTGACACAAGAACAAGGTGTTCTTAGTCTGATTTACCACCAAAGAAAGTGTTTGATGGCTTGCTGAGATTACCACCTACAAGTGCCACCATGACAACGTAATAATTTTAcaaatttaataaaataaataaaatattattaTTCATAATTCCAGATAAATCTTTGCGGCTGAaaatatttttttcaatttttagaATTAAATATGAACTTAATATTATGAATTTGGGAGTCGACCGTTGTGATAGTGATTAATTTCAATTATTTATTAAAATCAATTAATTCCAAAATTGACAGCGTGGTAGGGTTTAATTTAGTAAATTAATAAAATATTTCTGAAATCGAGCGTTACGATACAGATTTGACTAAATTATTAAATTTAGACGTAATTTAGGAATTTTTCTTCGTGATCCATTATTTTTAGTAATTTATCAAATAATTCCAATCGACAATAACTATTTTTGCTGTTGGAATCGACGGTTAATGCGGGGATTAATTTCATGAATTAATTGAAATCAATCCCGAAGACCTAAAACGTAAGCACTTACGTCACTCGCCATGCCGGGCTCGGGCTTGGGCCCTAGTTTTCAGCCCATGGCCCGGGCCAAATGTGTGGGAAAAAAATGAAATCATGTTCATCTGTGTGTGCTTTTAGAAATAGGTTCAAGAATGCACATATGTATTCTAAAAACAAATAAAGTGGCATGTTTTCAATTCAATTTTTTGTTGAAACGGAATGGTTTCTCGGGCCCAATCATGCCATAATCATATTGGGGTTTTTGTAAGCCTGGCACGGACCCGAGCCCGGCCCAGCCCGACCCGACCCGGTTCTGCCCACGATCTTGAGCCATCCAATTTGCTTCCCCCACCCCCGCCCGCGCATCCACGGTTTCCCGGACGCCAAAACGCTTCGCTACGACGCTGTCCCCACCTCCACGTGTGCACCCAATCGGCGCTCTCCACACCTACAAATACGCCCCAAAGCGTGGACTGGACGTTCGCACACACAGCCTTCACGCGGCTCGCCCGTGAGGAACACATGGGCCATTTCGCCTTCGGCTGGCAGGGCAAGGAACCCGCCGCCGCCAACTCCCCGTCCGGCGCGGGTGCTACGCTATCTCTCCAGTCCGTCCAGGGCACCGCCGCCGCGACGACCGGCGCTGACACGGCGCACTGCCTCGACCCAGCCACGTACGCGCCCGCAGTCCCACCCATGGTCCCGCCGCCCGTTGCGGAGGCGACGGCGAGGAGGTGCCAGGAAGCGGAGAACATCGCGGTCTATCTCATCCACGTCCTTCACAAGTTCGCTGAAACCATCGAGGCGGGCGACTATGCGGCCGCGGCCGGCAAGCTCGCCGAGGCACGCACGATGCTCGCGACGTCTGTCTCGACGACCACCGGGATCGGCCGCGTCGCCAGCCACTTCGCCGCCGCGCTTGCCCAACGCCTCTTCCCGGCGTCACCGCAGTACTCCTTCGCGCTGGACGCCTCGACGGAGCGCGCTGGCGAGCTCTACCGTCGGTTCTACGatgcggggccctacctcaagttcGCGCACTTCACGGCCAACCAGGCCATCCTCGAGGCGTTTGAGGGCTGCGACCGCGTGCATGTCGTGGATCTCGCCATCAAGCAAGGCATGCAGTGGCCTGCCCTCATCCAGGCTCTCTCCATCCGCCCTGGCGGCCCGCCGTCCGTCCGCATCACCGGCGTCGGATCTGCGCCCGGCGCCGACGAAGTTGGCCTCCGCCTCGCCGAGTTCGCGCGCACCATGAACGTCCCCTTCTCATTTCAAAGGGTCACCGATGACAGCCTGGATCAGCTCCAGCCGTGGATGTTCCAGGTCCTCCCCggagaggcggtggccgtgaactccATATGCCAACTCCACCGCCTCCTGGTGAACCCGGATGCCGCATCCACGTCTCTCCCCACTCCCATCGACGTCGTGCTCGGCTGGATCGCGTCCATGCAGCCCAGGGTGTTCACGGTGGTGGAGCAGGAGGCGGACCACAACAAGCCGCGGCTGGTGACACGCTTCGACAATGCCATGTTCTACTACGGCTCCGTGCTCGACTCCATGGAGGCCATGTCCGTGAGCCGTGGCGGCGCCATCGGCAACGGAGCCGGCGCTGACGCATACGTGCAGAGGGAGATCTTCAACATCGTATGCTACGAGGGCAGCGCCCGCACCGAGCGCCACGAGCCGCTGGCATACTGGTGCGCTCGCCTCTGGCGCACGGGTCTCACCCACGTGCCACTGGGTCCGAGCGCGGCCTACCAGGCCGCCAAGTTTGTCCGCGTGTTCTCCGGCACTGGATTCCGTGTCCAGGAGATCGGCGGTTGCCTCTCGCTCGCGTGGCACGACCACCCCCTGTTCACGGTGTCCGTGTGGAGTGCAATGCCCGCCGACGGCGCCGGCACTGCCAAGGAGCACGCCGATAAGCACAAGTTGAAGATGAGCATCGGCGAGAGCAGCGGCGCGGCCACCTGCCAGACGCCGAGGCGCAGTGAAAGAGCGTGACATGCATGCATCCTGATTTGAATAATTGTTCAGAGTCGTTGGAGGCAGATCGTCCATCGAGTTTAGTTTGTTAGTTAGTCGGAGCTTATGTTGTAGTCGTGAGTGAGTCGTCGGATGGATATCAGTCTTGGTCAATAAAGTGTCGATCTCAAAATTTGTTAGGAGATAATGTCGTCATTCCTTCCTGGTTTTATCTATCGAACAGTTAATTTGTTTCATCAGTTGCGAGTAGATCATGGTTGCTTGCTACTAGTTCATCTTGAAGATACACTAGAGGCTGGGGTGCCACCTGGTGCCGCCACCTAAGGCGGGTCTGTGCGCTCCCATTCTAATTATGCACATGATTTAACAACTACCATTATGTACGAGGAAATTCAATGCCTCAAAATTTCTTTATGCAATCACCAGCAAGTAAATTAGGCAAAGAAATGCCACAAACTAGTTTGGCATCATTTTGTTAATTAATACGCAGTCAGGTTAAGAGATTTACGCACCCACAATTNNNNNNNNNNNNNNNNNNNNNNNNNNNNNNNNNNNNNNNNNNNNNNNNNNNNNNNNNNNNNNNNNNNNNNNNNNNNNNNNNNNNNNNNNNNNNNNNNNNNNNNNNNNNNNNNNNNNNNNNNNNNNNNNNNNNNNNNNNNNNNNNNNNNNNNNNNNNNNNNNNNNNNNNNNNNNNNNNNNNNNNNNNNNNNNNNNNNNNNNNNNNNNNNNNNNNNNNNNNNNNNNNNNNNNNNNNNNNNNNNNNNNNNNNNNNNNNNNNNNNNNNNNNNNNNNNNNNNNNNNNNNNNNNNNNNNNNNNNNNNNNNNNNNNNNNNNNNNNNNNNNNNNNNNNatatatatatatatatatatatatatatatatatatatatatatatatatatatatatatatatatatatatatatatatatctataaatGCGTGTTTGATCTCCTTCATTTCGTCGAGCAACGCAGAGGCCTCGGATAGGCTTTCACACATCTGGCAGCAATCAATGCTTCCTCGGATTCCGCGCAGCTTAGCTACTTTCTTGATGTGCACAAGTACAACTCTACAAAGATAATGGATGGACTGACAGCTTCACATTTTTTTTCTCCCCTCCtacgtactacctcttgagcactacgttggttttcccgaagagaagggatgatgcagcaaagtagcgtaagtatttcccgcagtttttgagaacaaggtatcaatccagtaagaggctacacgcgagtccctcgtacctgcacaaaacaaataaatcctcgcagccaacgtgaataggggttgtcaattcctacacggccacttacgagagtgagatctgatagatatgataagataatatctttggtatttttgtgataaagatgcaaagtaaaataaaggtaaagtaaaaaagcaaaggaaataactaagtagtaggagattaatatgataaagatagacccaggggccataggtttcattagtggcttctctcgagaacataagtattctaccgtgggtgaataaattactgttgagcaattgacagaattgagcatagttatgagaatatctaggtatgatcatgtatatatccatcacgtccgagacaagtagaccgactcctggctgcatctactactattactccactcatcgaccactatccagcatgcatctagagtattaagttaaaaacagagtaacgccttaagcaagatgacatgatgtagagggatagactcatgcaatatgatgaaaaccccatcttgttatccttgatggcaacaatacaatacgtgccttgctgcccctactatcactgggaaagggcaccgcaagattgaacccaaagctaagcacttctcccattgcaagaaagatcaatctagtaggccaaaccaaactgataattcgaagagacttgcaaagataacaaatcatgcataaaagaattcagagaagattcaaatattattcatagatagacttgatcataaacccacaattcatcggtctcaacaaacacaccgcaaaaagaagattacatcgaatagttctccacaagagagggggagaatattgtattgagatccaaaaagagagaagaagccatctagctaataattatggactcgtaggtctgaggtaaactactcacacttcatcggagaggctatggtgttgatgtagaagccctccgtgatcgatgccctctccggcagagctccggaataggccccaaaatgggatctcgtggatacagaaagttgcggcggtggaattagggttttggctccatatctgatcttttgggggtacataggtatatatataggaggaaggagtacgtcggtggagcaacagggggcccacgagggtggagggcgcgcccccctacctcgtggcctcctcttttgtgtcttgacgtagggtccaagtctcccgggtcttgtttgttgagaaaatcacgttcccgaaggtttcattccgtttggactccatttgatattccttttcttcgaaaccctaaaacaggcaaaaaacatcaattctgggttgggcctccggttaataggttagtcccaaaaataatataaaagtggataataaagccgaataatgtccaaaacagtagataatatagcatggagcaataaaaaattatagatacgttgaagacgtatcaagcatcccaagcttaattcctgctcgtcctcgagtaggtaaatgataaaaacagaatttttgatgcggagtgctacttggcataattttaatgtaattcttcttaattgtggtatgaatattcagatccgaaagattgaagacaaaagtttaatatggacataaaaataataatacttcaagcatactaacaaagcaattatgtcttctcaaaataacatggccaaagaaagttatccctacaaaatcatatagtctggctatgctccatcttcaccacacaaaatatttaaatcatgcacaacactgatgacaagccaagcaattgtttcatacttttgacattctcaaaactttttcaattttcacgcaatacatgagcgtgagccatggatatagcactataggtggaatagaatggtggttgtggagaagacaaaaaggggagaagatagtctcacatcaactaggcgtatcaatgggctatggagatgcccatcaatatatatcaatgtgagtgagtagggattgccatgcaacggatgcactagagctataagtatatgaaagctcaaaaagaaactaagtggatgtgcatccaacttgcttgctcatgaagacctagggaattttggggaagcccatcattgaaatatgttggaaatatgccctagaggcaataataaaagcattattattatatttccttgttcatgataattgtctttattcatgctataattgtgttatccggaaatcgtaatacatgtgtgaataacagacatcaacatgtccctagtgagcctctagttgactagctcgttgatcaatagatagtcatggtttcctgactatggacactggatgtcattgataacgagatcacatcattaggagaatgatgtgatggacaagacccaatcctaaacatagcacaagatcgtatagttcgtttgctagagttttccaatgtcaagtatcttttccttagaccatgagatcgtgtaactcccggataccgtaggagtgctttgggtatgccaaacgtcacaacgtaactgggtgactataaaggtagactacgggtatctccgaaagtgtctgttgggtgacatggatcaagactgggatttgtcactccgtatgacggagaggtatcactgggcccactcggtaatgcatcatcataatgagctcagagtgaccaagtgtctggtcacgggatcatgcattacggtacaagtaaagtgacttgccggtaacgagattgaacgaggtattgggataccgacgatcgaatctcgggcaagtaacatatcgatagacaaagggaatagtgtacggggttgatagaatcctcgacatcgtggttcatccgatgagatcatcgtggagcatgtgggatccaacatgggtatccagatcccgctgttggttattgaccggagagtcgtctcggtcatgtctgcttgtctcccgaacccgtagggtctacacacttaaggttcagttacgctagggttgtagggatatgtatatgcagtaacccgaatattgttcggagtcccggatgagatcccggacgtcacgaggagttccggaatggtccggaggtaaagatttatatatgggaagtcctgtttcgggcatcgggacaagtttcggggttatcggtattgtaccgggaccaccggaagggtcccgggggtccaccgggtgggtccacctgtcccggggggccacatgggctgtagggggtgcgccttggcctacatgggccaagggcaccagccccacataggcccatgcgcctagggtttgagggggaaagagtcctaggaggggaaggcacctcctaggtgccttggggggaagggaaacccccttggccgccgcaccccctaggagattggatctcctagggccggccaccccccctttggccctcctatatatagtgggggagaggagggacttcatacctgaacgccttggcctttggttgcctccttctccctccccaacacctcctccacctccatagtgcttagcgaagctctgccggagtactgcagctccatcaacaccacgccgtcgtgctgctgctggtgccatctccctcaacctctcctccctcccttgctggatcaagaaggaggagacgtggcagttccgtacgtgtgttgaacgcggaggtgccgtccgttcggcgctggtcatcggtgatttggatcacgtcgagtacgactacatcatcaccgttcttttgaacgcttccgctcgcgatctacaaaggtatgtagatgcatctaatcactcgttgctagatgaactcctagatgatcttggtgaaacgagtaggaaaatttttgttttctgcaacgttccccaacagtggtatcagagctaggtctatgcgtagttcttcttgcgcgagtagaacacaatttgttgtgggcgtagatttgtcaactttctagccattactagtcctttcttgcttcagcggtattgtgggatgaagcggcccggaccaaccttacacgtacgcttacgtgagaccggttccaccgactaacatgcactagttgcataaggtggctggcgggtgtctgtctctcctactttagttggagcggaatcgatgaacatggtccttatgaagggtaaatagaagttaacaaatcacgttgtggctttaacgtaggtaagaaaacgttcttgctagaaccctaattcagccacgtaaaacttgcaacaacaattagaggacgtctaacttgtttttgcagcaagtggtttgtgatatgatatggccaaagttgtgatgaatgatgaatgatctatatgtgatgtatgagatgttcatgctattgtaataggattcacgacttgcatgtcgatgagtatgacaaccggcaggagccataggagttgtctttattcttttaatgacctgcgtgtcatcgagaaacgccatgtaaattactttactttattgctaaacgcgttagccatagtagtagaagtaatagttggcgagcaacttcatggagacatgatgatggagatcatgatgatggagatcatggtgtcaagccggtgacaagataat
It encodes:
- the LOC119300436 gene encoding DELLA protein SLR1-like; the protein is MGHFAFGWQGKEPAAANSPSGAGATLSLQSVQGTAAATTGADTAHCLDPATYAPAVPPMVPPPVAEATARRCQEAENIAVYLIHVLHKFAETIEAGDYAAAAGKLAEARTMLATSVSTTTGIGRVASHFAAALAQRLFPASPQYSFALDASTERAGELYRRFYDAGPYLKFAHFTANQAILEAFEGCDRVHVVDLAIKQGMQWPALIQALSIRPGGPPSVRITGVGSAPGADEVGLRLAEFARTMNVPFSFQRVTDDSLDQLQPWMFQVLPGEAVAVNSICQLHRLLVNPDAASTSLPTPIDVVLGWIASMQPRVFTVVEQEADHNKPRLVTRFDNAMFYYGSVLDSMEAMSVSRGGAIGNGAGADAYVQREIFNIVCYEGSARTERHEPLAYWCARLWRTGLTHVPLGPSAAYQAAKFVRVFSGTGFRVQEIGGCLSLAWHDHPLFTVSVWSAMPADGAGTAKEHADKHKLKMSIGESSGAATCQTPRRSERA